The sequence CCTTAACCCATCTTCGCCATCTAATATCAAAACCGATCTTTTGAAGGATGATATCCACAAAACTCCACTCTAACAATCATAACCACCATAAAATGTACATAGATATTGGAGTTAGCAGTTAATTCCAAATTTATATatcaaaaaggaaaaaagtacATATATAGAACTTAATCATCTCTAATAGAATCAATGTCATAGTTTTTAGTAGCTTAATTTGATGATTGATCAATATAGTATTAACAATCTTTAAACATTATATTTTTACTCTTTGGATCATGTACTTTGTGGTTGCATTTCTAACATTAGTACAATTTTTCACCATAAGAATATAATAAATAAAGAgtaattattcaaattagtgctcaaaaattttaaaagtaaatattttaatttttttttaaattaatatacaaaaatatttttaaaattttatttcggTAGATAAATCAGTTCCCAATTCATTTTCTATTAGAATAATTATCCAAATCAATCTCCAAGGATTTTAAAAACGAATATTTTaacctaaaaataaaattaatacacagatcaatcctCAACGCTTTTTTCTGTTAGACATGACAATCTCCCGTCTATTTTCCAAAATAACTTACTAAATTCTTCAAATATTTATTAGAAAAAGAATACTAGTAGATATTATAATCATTAacttttaaggttaagttaaccTATCTGATTTCTAATAtagtattttttcaaaaaaaaaaatattattgaactATTCTCATTACatacacaattccaaatccaacaaAAAGAGATATACTAAATCTTATTAGACTAACTTAATATACACATCTATATGGCACATacatattatttttctttgatttataATGTGCGCAAAAGctatattaacaaaaaataaatgtGTCAAATTTGCAACTTAATTCCATATGCATAATGTCAAATTGTTAACAAGAATCTGATATTAAAAAGTAtgtttgtattaaaagaaaatattttaatttgaatttcaaaatatcaGTATTCACCTTGCTTGTTTTCAGTGAAAGAAGTGTATCAATATGTTAATATCATCATCCACGTGCACAAAactaaactaataataataaaaattgacacatagtaaaagtaaaaacagatattttattttattaagttagaGTAACTCTCTTGTAGGTTATTAAATTTTATCTACTATAAATagaattttcattttaaataaagaaTTAGGACCATTTTTAGTCTCATCTGCTTAACTCCAACATGTATAAATTTGCATACCAACTCAACATTCTCCGTTACTGAATTACGTCAAAAAATAGATAAGAGACTTCTGacaaaaaaatattgagaattgatgtgtattaattttttttttttgagaaattaAAATATCTACTTTTAAAATCTTTAAGGATTGATTTGTTTGTCAAAGTAAAACATTGAAAATGtttttgtgtattaatttttcttgtaaaCTAAAATGTCTGcttttaaaacttttagaaattgatttggataattactcaTAAATAAATGTGCAGAAGATAAACCTATACACGCGCACACAAATCATTTCAACCTGTATTTATTtggtaaatttttaaatattggtATAATtgaaagaagaatagaagaacgTCAACTATTACTATTAGCAGCATCATAATCCATGTTACAAACATTGTTAATAATTGATCGGATGATCAAAGAATGTGTAGCTCATATTTGCAATGTATTTCCTTTCCAAAATAACTAATTAAAGGAGAATGTATAGGATGATAACTTTCATTCTTTGCATCTGAATAAAAGTtcctcaaaataaataaataatattaatgtCCATAttaatatgaaaataaaatatagtTCCTTAGAAATTTTAAAGCCATtttatgataataataataataatggttaaTGTTTCTATCAATAAAAATAGTTATGAACAGTATGTCATACCACTACCAGTGACCCAACAAGAAAAACTATATCACCCCTGTCCAACAACAGAACTTGCTTTTGAGTGCCCTTGATCATTATCTGTTTCCTGCAAAAGATTACAGtgttaggcaagtaacaaaccaTGAAACTGTTGACTAAATAGAGGTTACTTTCAGACAAACAAATGTTGTCATACAACCCTGTTTATCAGTTGGGGAGAGTTTTTTCTCCCTTGCCTGATCCTGTTAACGGGAAAGATACATCAAAGAAAGCACCTTTTGGCTTTGAGCAACTTGTGCAGAGGAGGATAATGATAATTGTGACAAAAGACAGCTATCATCCTCAAGCTCTTGCAGCTTCTGTGATTCTTTATGATCCTCGTTCTCTTGCTGCTTCTGTGAATATTTATGATCCTCATGCTCTTGCTGATGCTGTGATTCTTTATGATCCTCGTTCTCTTGTGGCTTCTGTGAATCATTATGATCCCCGTGCCCTTGTTGCCTCTGTGAACCATTATGATCCTCATGCTCCTGCAGCCTCTGCAAATCTTTATGATCCTCGTGCTCCTGCGGCCTCTGCAAATCTTTATGATCTTCGTGCTCTTGCTGCTTCCGTGAATCATTATAATCCCCGTGCTCTTGCTGCCTCCATGAATCATTATGATTCCCGTGCTCTTGCAGCTTCTGTAAATCTTTATGATCCTCGTGCTCTTGCAGTTTCTGAAAATCTTTATGGTTCACGTGTTCCTGCAGGTTCCGTGAATCTTCATGATCCTCGAGCTCCTGCAGCTTCTGCGAATCTTTATGATCATCGTGCTCCTGCAGCTCCTGCGATTCTTTATGATCCTCATGCTTTTGCTGCTTCAGAGACCCTCTCTCATAGAGAGCATACTCCTCAGGTTTTTCCCACTGCACCATGAAGAGTAACCATCacacaaaataacaaaaaatcaaaACATGTCTGATCGAGATCCAAAGCTTGAAACATTACTTTGCTTTCACAAGTGACGCAATTGTAGTAGTAAGTATGACCATCAGGGCAGTAGTGCTCACTCCAGTCACACTCGGGAAAATCTTCATCTACAGGACTAGTAGGCATATCAGGTGAAGTACTGCCAGCAACTGTATTAGAATTGCTTACACTCTGCGTAGGTGTCTGCAAAAGACATTAAAGCAAGAAAATTATTGCGGGCTGAGAAACAAATAAACTTAACTAGTAACTAGTCAAATGATAATTCATTTAGTGGTTAGCAATGTAGTTAATAGTCGGAGATACAGATCTTTCTTCAGAAAAGAACACTCAAAGTTGTTGCATTTACAAAGGCCACAAAAAGAATTGTATGACTAACTTTAAACAGTAACTGcaaaaaattgtaaatatgatTTAATTGACAACAAAAACATAACAAGAAGTACCTAACTATCAACTCAGCAGCATTAGTCAACCTCTTCAATAACATTAATTTACTTACATTACGACCAAAATGTCCCTGAAAGAGTGACTTCCAAAGAATGATTGATAACTGTATTACCCAATAGTCACTAACCTGTGAACTTGGCTGCTGCTCTATATTTTGCACTGACATATCTGTTGGATGCAACTGTCTCTGCACCTCAGGATAAAATGGTTGAGAAGACATCTTCGGAGCTTGATTGCACTGCAAAGGCATCGAAGTCAATTGTGAATGTGGCTGTGGGATAGGAAATGGCTGGGGCACCATGTTAGCCCCAGGTTCCCAATTCTGCATATGAGAAGAAACTTGTGGGTGTGCAATTGTAGAACGATGTGGAGCCATAGGCATAATACTTCCTCTAGTATTTGGATCACCGAAATTTGGCACTGGCCTGTGACAAGATATTAATCAGAAACTCCTTTAGCATGTCAAATGCATGTAGTAATtactaaaaccaaaaaaaaaaaacaaaggtcAGAAAGAGGAGGATAAAGAAACAAACAAACCAAACTGCTGATTCCTGAGGAAGGGGACCAAAATTTCCATTTCCATTTAAAAAGTTGCCTCTgggaagaaaaacaaataaacagcATGAACAAAATTCCCGAGTTAGATCCATCAACAATATTCTACTGGCTGGAAAGGTATTATCATATTGGAGTTTTCCTTCCGCAAgaagtatttatttttattaaatatatctTGTAAGTATAAAGGGTTTCATATACTAGATGAATAATGCATAACAAGAAAATTGTAGAGTTATGCATGAAGAATACGCTGTGTCATATTTTGTTCATtaataataaaacaaaacaaataaacatGTCGTGTAGTTTTGCattaatatattaataacaaAGACTGTCATGAACATAGAGTTGTGTGAAATATAAAGAGGCAAACAGTAAAACCTTGGATCTCCAGTCTTTGGTTTCTTTGGCTCCGCAAAACGAACAATTAATGGATGATCACAACCCTGAATGATTAAACATGACAGTTTAGTATCCATTCAAAAGAAGTCATAACAATATGTATCAGGCACAATATTTGCCTTACTCTCATTGTGAATGTGTTGTTCAGCCCTTTGATTGCCGCCAACGCCATTTCTCTATTAGAAAATTTGACAAAAGCATATCCTTGGAAAACAAGAAATGCATCCATGTGACAAGCATGCTAGGTGAAAAGGAAAACCACGTATAATAGCATCATCAACAAAAATAAGCACAACTTGATGACGTAGACCCAAAGTGTTAATAATTTGAATTTCCTCATACACTGAGCTAAGTGAGGAGTGGGGAGGGAGAGCTCTCTCTCTTCATTCTTAATaagttattatttttgttaatcagGTGTATGATCTCCTTGAAATACAATGTCCagtaaagaaacaaaaatatcagGTTTGTGTATTCTTCAAAGCCACAGAAATGATAAGAACATTATATTACAGGAATAGGGACCAACCACGATTGTGCAGGAAGACATCTTCTATATTTCCATAAGCAGAAAATATCTGCAGAAAATGTGGATACAAAACTTAGAAACTTAGTATGAAACCTAGGATATCACACACAGCCATGCAGACTACACAGAATATTCCATAATATCTTAAGCAAACAATAAACAATAATCTCGTATCAAAGCAAAATTGATGACTACCATAATAAAGAAGAAAATATCATATCTACCCACTTAGGTGATTGTTTCACGTAATGTTTGGAAATTGAATAACTAATTTTGATATACGAAATAAAAATGTTACTATCTACAAAGTTCCTTCGGAAGATATATTTTTGACTTGGCAAAATTTAGAAAGAAACACATCTTAAACTGAATCAGGCAGCAAAAAACTAGCAGATAGTAGACGATGGTAACCAGCTTTTCGGGCTATCTGTTAACCATAACAACACATGTATcaatatgattatgaatatttctGTCTCTAATATCTGTTTCCAGTTTAATTGGAGACACCTGCAATGGTGTGGGTCTAGACACATTTCTACAGTTTGCACATCATCAAGcgaaataaaaggaatattggaCTACATTCAATAATAAGAAAGATACCATAGCAACTTGTAATTAGGTTAAGGAAAAATATTTGGTTGGATCTGAATGGTGAAACATACTTCTTCTATTTCGTTTCTCGAAGCTTCTTTCTTGATGCAACCAACAAATACTTTATCAGCAACCTCTGAAGAAACATAAGaacaaaaaatgaaataaaatatgaAGTGATAAGCTAAAAGCAACAGCATAAAGAATGAAAACTTATGTTAGAAAATAGTAAGCGATGGGTTATCTTgggaaaaaggatgagaatttaCCTTCTGAAGGATCTTTCTTTTCCACGTTCCGTACAAATGTTCGGACCCCTAGAAAAGGAATAAATATGAATCAAATGACTAATACACAAACAAGTATGAAGCTTTTAATTACTCATCACTCACTGAAGACAGTATACTACGCTAAATGACAAGTTTTTATCAATAAAACTCAATGTTTGAATATAATAGGATGATTCTTTGTAGTGTTAAATTTAAACCTGTTGCCTGGTAAGGTCTAGAGAGAGTAAAATGGTAAATGTATGCAGTCTAACCCTTGTGAGTGGAGACTATTTTTCCATGATTTGAAATTTAGAACCCATGATCTCTAAGTCACAAGGCAGCAACTACCATTGCATCAAGGCTGACTCTCAATTTTCAAGGGAAGCCAAAGAAAAAAGGGGTCTAAAAACAAAACATATAAAGATTCAGTGTGGACACATACAGTGCCAAGGCTAAACCGCAGCTTCAAAACGCTTGTGTGCACACAAACAAACATAGAATTACTCTCACCTCCCTTGAGTTTTACCTTCGTTATATACGATACTGTTCTCTATTTTGAGAACACACAGGAACTTCCCTCAACAGACCATATGTCAAGGGAAGTTtgtaacaaataaagaaaattcaaGCAAGGTTTGTGTAATTACCATAAAATAAAAAGGGAGAGAACAAGATGAAGCTATATATGCCTATGAGTTCACATTTCAGTGTGAAACCTGTTCTTTTCACTATTTTTTCCTTGAGAAACTAAACTACAGCATGCATT is a genomic window of Arachis ipaensis cultivar K30076 chromosome B06, Araip1.1, whole genome shotgun sequence containing:
- the LOC107646059 gene encoding flowering time control protein FCA, with protein sequence MVNFSGDPHSYTQPQTQDNSNHFNHPNGNYNCHNGVNAFPNPNPIDSPASGYAPPNHSRPPRKRAWTSTSPDQADGACHVKVYVAPVPRTATEADIRLVFEGYGTIVEVVLLKDKRTGGRQGSCFVKYATLDEAERAIKALNNKYTFPGESSPVVVRYADRERERLGVRTFVRNVEKKDPSEEVADKVFVGCIKKEASRNEIEEIFSAYGNIEDVFLHNRGYAFVKFSNREMALAAIKGLNNTFTMRGCDHPLIVRFAEPKKPKTGDPRGNFLNGNGNFGPLPQESAVWPVPNFGDPNTRGSIMPMAPHRSTIAHPQVSSHMQNWEPGANMVPQPFPIPQPHSQLTSMPLQCNQAPKMSSQPFYPEVQRQLHPTDMSVQNIEQQPSSQTPTQSVSNSNTVAGSTSPDMPTSPVDEDFPECDWSEHYCPDGHTYYYNCVTCESKWEKPEEYALYERGSLKQQKHEDHKESQELQEHDDHKDSQKLQELEDHEDSRNLQEHVNHKDFQKLQEHEDHKDLQKLQEHGNHNDSWRQQEHGDYNDSRKQQEHEDHKDLQRPQEHEDHKDLQRLQEHEDHNGSQRQQGHGDHNDSQKPQENEDHKESQHQQEHEDHKYSQKQQENEDHKESQKLQELEDDSCLLSQLSLSSSAQVAQSQKETDNDQGHSKASSVVGQG